Proteins encoded within one genomic window of Geotalea daltonii FRC-32:
- a CDS encoding AAA family ATPase → MSNLQFHQFRGTEGYVASRALQDVVNVAIALERPLLLKGEPGTGKTLLAHHIAEALDMEIILWNVKSTTKARDGLYTYDTVQRLNDARFGDGDVKDIRHYIKYGPLGRAFASGKRVVLLIDEVDKADIEFPNDLLFELDEMRFHVLETDEWVKADQRPVVIVTSNSEKELPDAFLRRCVFHYIDFPDEAQMRAIIEVHFPDLGVELMGKACKIFFGLREVPGLRKRPSTSELLDWIRVLLASGAKLPEGDVPSLESVPFLGALVKMQEDTETLSRHANRPADVRTAGRRFFS, encoded by the coding sequence ATGAGCAATCTCCAGTTTCATCAATTCCGCGGCACCGAGGGTTATGTGGCCTCCAGGGCGCTGCAGGACGTGGTCAATGTGGCCATTGCCCTGGAGCGGCCGCTTCTGCTCAAGGGGGAGCCGGGTACCGGCAAGACGCTCCTCGCCCATCACATTGCCGAGGCTCTTGACATGGAAATCATTCTCTGGAATGTGAAATCCACCACCAAGGCCCGCGACGGCCTCTATACCTACGACACGGTCCAGCGCCTCAACGATGCCCGCTTTGGCGACGGCGATGTGAAAGATATCCGCCATTACATCAAATACGGACCGCTAGGGCGGGCCTTCGCCAGCGGCAAACGGGTGGTGCTCCTCATCGACGAGGTGGACAAGGCGGACATCGAGTTTCCCAACGACCTCCTCTTCGAACTGGACGAGATGCGCTTCCATGTCCTGGAGACCGATGAGTGGGTTAAAGCCGACCAGCGGCCGGTGGTCATCGTCACCTCCAATTCGGAAAAGGAGCTGCCGGATGCCTTCCTGCGCCGCTGCGTCTTTCACTATATCGATTTTCCTGACGAGGCACAGATGCGGGCCATTATCGAGGTCCACTTCCCCGATCTTGGCGTGGAACTGATGGGCAAGGCCTGCAAAATCTTCTTTGGTCTGCGCGAGGTGCCTGGGCTGCGCAAACGGCCATCCACCTCCGAGCTTCTTGACTGGATCCGCGTTCTTTTGGCCAGCGGAGCAAAACTGCCCGAGGGGGATGTTCCATCCCTGGAATCGGTGCCGTTTCTCGGTGCCCTGGTCAAGATGCAGGAGGATACGGAGACCCTTTCCCGTCACGCCAACCGACCGGCCGATGTGCGCACCGCGGGCCGCCGCTTTTTCAGCTGA
- a CDS encoding MBL fold metallo-hydrolase produces the protein MTEQHVAVSSPAPLTFPYDAPQSKAELVDISPEIKWLRMPMPYALDHVNIYLLQVGGGWLIIDTGLDSTEAREIWEEVFSGPLRGEKVVGVYCTHYHVDHLGLAGYLTERWRVPLFTTYEEYFTLRGWPDLVTVPWQHAEFFQRAGFPQERLQETLVMFQFFPEISPMPPSFIRLQEGSILPIGKDWRVIIGRGHSPEHALLFSGDRGVLISGDQLLPTITTNVSVSVMNPEDDPLSHWLVSLDRLAEIPDEVLVLPGHGLPFRGARKRVAELQSHHQRRFQVIRDACFDRELSAYELVQVMYPAPLSDFDLQLALGECLAHVRYQIASGGLTLRLDESGVNRYRTV, from the coding sequence ATGACAGAGCAACATGTTGCCGTTTCATCACCGGCGCCCCTGACATTTCCCTATGACGCCCCCCAGTCCAAGGCAGAGCTGGTTGATATCAGCCCGGAAATCAAGTGGCTTCGCATGCCCATGCCCTATGCCCTCGATCACGTGAATATCTACCTGCTGCAGGTTGGGGGAGGGTGGCTGATAATAGATACCGGCCTCGATTCGACTGAGGCACGGGAAATATGGGAGGAGGTATTTTCCGGGCCGCTGCGCGGTGAGAAGGTGGTGGGCGTTTACTGCACCCACTATCATGTGGACCATCTCGGGCTGGCAGGTTACCTGACGGAGCGGTGGAGGGTGCCGCTGTTCACCACCTACGAGGAATACTTCACTCTGCGCGGCTGGCCTGACCTGGTAACGGTGCCCTGGCAGCACGCGGAATTCTTCCAAAGAGCCGGCTTCCCACAGGAACGGCTGCAGGAGACACTGGTGATGTTCCAGTTTTTTCCCGAGATATCACCGATGCCGCCGTCCTTTATCCGTTTGCAGGAGGGAAGCATTCTTCCCATTGGCAAGGACTGGCGGGTCATTATCGGCCGGGGGCATTCACCTGAACATGCCTTGCTGTTCTCTGGGGATCGTGGAGTCCTTATATCCGGCGATCAGCTCCTGCCCACCATCACCACCAATGTATCGGTCAGCGTCATGAACCCGGAGGACGACCCGCTCAGCCACTGGCTTGTTTCCCTCGACCGTCTCGCTGAGATTCCCGACGAGGTCCTGGTGCTCCCCGGTCACGGGCTCCCCTTCCGCGGGGCGAGGAAGCGGGTTGCGGAGTTGCAGAGCCACCATCAGCGAAGGTTCCAGGTGATACGGGATGCCTGTTTCGACAGGGAGCTGTCTGCCTATGAGCTCGTGCAGGTCATGTATCCCGCCCCTCTTTCCGATTTTGATCTGCAACTGGCGCTGGGGGAATGTCTTGCCCATGTGCGCTACCAGATTGCCAGCGGGGGATTGACGCTGAGGCTCGATGAGAGCGGGGTCAACCGTTACAGAACAGTTTGA
- a CDS encoding vWA domain-containing protein: MFLALYHSLRALKVPVSLTEWLTLLEGLAKGLHNDSLEDFYYLSRSLLVKDVAYYDAFDQAFAYCFKDGALPDDLATREKILEWLQDPRMPRPFSQEELDRLKALPLDELLRQLEERLRDQKEAHNGGKKWIGSGGTSPYGINGSHPSGISFSAERQGGRAALQAFARRYRNLRHDLTLDVRQIGVALKRLRDLRDSGAEEILDMDATIEKTCRNAGEIDLIFGRERENQVRLLLVMDSGGSMEPYRDLSERLFSAAHGLNHFKDFRAFYFHNCVYENLYTNLDTDEFVPTAEVMREYGKNYRLVIVGDAAMSPYELMTPHGTLERYRTSNVTGHEWLRQFSDAFPKRAWLNPLPESYWNQYETVPTVAGLFPMFPMTLEGLGRAVRQLH, encoded by the coding sequence ATGTTTCTGGCTCTATATCATTCACTGCGGGCGTTGAAGGTACCGGTCAGCCTTACCGAGTGGCTTACCCTGCTGGAAGGGCTGGCGAAGGGGCTGCATAATGACAGCCTTGAGGATTTCTACTATCTCTCCCGCAGCCTGCTCGTCAAGGACGTGGCCTATTACGACGCCTTTGACCAGGCCTTTGCCTACTGCTTCAAGGATGGAGCCCTACCCGACGACTTGGCCACCAGGGAAAAGATCCTGGAATGGCTGCAGGACCCGCGAATGCCAAGGCCCTTCTCCCAGGAAGAGCTGGACCGGCTCAAGGCGCTTCCCCTGGACGAGCTGTTGCGGCAGCTGGAAGAACGGTTGCGTGATCAGAAGGAGGCGCACAACGGGGGGAAAAAATGGATCGGCAGCGGCGGTACGAGCCCTTATGGCATCAACGGCAGCCATCCATCGGGCATTTCCTTTTCTGCGGAGCGACAGGGGGGACGGGCGGCACTGCAGGCCTTTGCCCGCCGTTACCGGAACCTGCGCCATGACCTGACCCTGGATGTGCGCCAGATAGGTGTCGCCCTGAAAAGGCTGCGCGACCTGCGGGACTCTGGCGCGGAAGAGATCCTGGACATGGATGCCACCATCGAGAAGACTTGCAGGAATGCCGGAGAAATCGACCTGATCTTCGGCCGGGAGCGGGAGAACCAGGTGCGACTGCTCCTGGTGATGGACTCGGGGGGCTCCATGGAACCGTACCGGGACCTTTCCGAGCGGCTCTTCTCGGCCGCCCACGGCCTCAACCATTTCAAGGATTTCCGCGCCTTCTACTTCCACAACTGTGTTTACGAAAATCTCTACACCAACCTGGACACCGATGAATTCGTGCCGACTGCCGAGGTGATGCGGGAGTACGGCAAGAACTACCGCCTGGTCATCGTCGGCGACGCCGCCATGTCCCCCTACGAGCTCATGACCCCCCACGGCACCCTGGAGCGCTACCGGACCAGCAACGTCACCGGTCACGAGTGGCTCCGCCAGTTCTCCGACGCCTTCCCCAAGCGCGCCTGGCTGAACCCCCTCCCCGAATCCTACTGGAACCAGTACGAAACCGTCCCCACCGTGGCCGGTCTCTTTCCCATGTTCCCCATGACCCTGGAAGGGCTGGGGAGAGCGGTCAGGCAGCTGCATTAA